A single Diceros bicornis minor isolate mBicDic1 chromosome 7, mDicBic1.mat.cur, whole genome shotgun sequence DNA region contains:
- the LOC131408057 gene encoding LOW QUALITY PROTEIN: olfactory receptor 51I2-like (The sequence of the model RefSeq protein was modified relative to this genomic sequence to represent the inferred CDS: inserted 1 base in 1 codon), translated as MGCNPHNSSELPPFTLTGLPGLETSQHWIFLLLGALYIVSIVGNALILFIIKEEQSLHQPIYYFLSXLSVNDLGVSFSTLPTVLATFCFHLRKISFDSCMVQMFFIHLFSFVESGILLVMSFDRYVAICKPLRYATVLTDAHVARMGISVIIRSFCMVFPLPLLLKRLPFCKANVLSHAYCLHPDLIRLPCGNITINNIFGLFIVISIFGLDSALILLSYVLILCSVLAIASREERLKTLNTCVSHTCAVLVFYVPMVCVSMAARYGRHSAQYVHTVMSLIYLFVPSMLNPVIYCIKTKEIRRRLCNVLLKTNF; from the exons ATGGGATGTAACCCCCACAACAGCTCAGAGTTGCCTCCTTTCACCCTGACAGGGCTCCCAGGGCTGGAGACCTCCCAACACTGGATATTTCTGCTCCTTGGTGCTCTCTACATTGTCTCCATTGTGGGCAATGCCCTTATCCTTTTCATTATCAAGGAGGAACAGAGCTTGCATCAGCCTATATACTACTTCCTGT TGCTATCAGTTAATGACCTAGGTGTGTCTTTTTCCACACTGCCCACAGTGCTGGCCACATTTTGCTTCCACTTAAGGAAGATCAGCTTTGATTCTTGCATGGTTCAAATGTTCTTTATCCACCTCTTCTCCTTCGTGGAGTCTGGGATCCTGCTGGTTATGAGCtttgaccgctatgtggccatctgtaagccgCTGCGCTATGCCACAGTTCTCACTGATGCCCATGTGGCACGTATGGGCATATCTGTTATCATCCGCAGTTTCTGCATGGTTTTCCCACTGCCTTTGCTTCTGAAGAGGCTGCCCTTCTGCAAGGCCAATGTACTCTCCCATGCTTATTGCCTGCATCCAGATCTGATCCGCCTGCCATGTGGCAACATCACAATCAATAATATTTTTGGTCTATTCATTGTCATCTCTATCTTTGGCCTGGACTCTGCACTCATTCTCCTCTCCTATGTACTCATACTGTGCTCTGTACTTGCCATTGCATCTCGGGAGGAACGGTTAAAGACACTCAACACATGCGTGTCACACACGTGTGCCGTGCTTGTCTTCTATGTGCCCATGGTTTGTGTGTCCATGGCTGCTCGCTATGGGAGACATAGCGCACAGTATGTGCACACAGTCATGTCCCTTATTTATCTCTTCGTGCCTTCAATGCTCAATCCTGTCATCTATTGCATCAAAACCAAAGAGATTCGTCGGAGGCTTTGCAACGTACTACTGAAAACAAACTTTTAA